In a single window of the Cucumis melo cultivar AY chromosome 11, USDA_Cmelo_AY_1.0, whole genome shotgun sequence genome:
- the LOC103497478 gene encoding probable WRKY transcription factor 51 gives MASFPYEDSNPNPNNLNPNPNHYYTPFPPILDPASFFDFELSDFLLFDDNNNNNNNNIVDQAASSSPSMTSSEKITGGGGVDSSGSSTVIDTGSSIVVSSGASTTSIRSKNGEKKRKGEMGCRVAFRTKSEQEIMDDGYKWRKYGKKSVKNSPNPRNYYKCSSEGCNVKKKVERDREDANYVITTYEGIHNHESPFVVYYNQLPSFTTSAPT, from the exons ATGGCCAGCTTCCCTTATGAAGATtcaaaccctaaccctaatAATCTTAACCCTAACCCTAATCATTATTATACTCCTTTTCCTCCGATTCTCGATCCCGCTTCTTTCTTCGATTTTGAGCTCTCCGATTTCCTTTTGTTTGAcgataacaacaacaacaataataataatatcgtCGACCAAGCTGCATCGTCCTCGCCAAGTATGACTTCGTCGGAGAAGATCACTGGTGGAGGAGGAGTCGATAGTAGTGGCAGCTCTACTGTAATCGATACCGGATCTAGCATAGTAGTTTCATCGGGAGCGTCAACGACATCTAT AAGAAGCAAAAATGGggagaagaaaaggaaaggggAAATGGGATGTAGAGTTGCATTTAGAACCAAATCAGAGCAAGAAATTATGGATGATGGCTACAAGTGGAGGAAGTATGGGAAAAAATCTGTGAAGAATAGTCCTAATCCCag AAATTACTATAAATGTTCAAGTGAAGGATGCAATGtgaagaagaaggtggaaagaGACAGAGAGGATGCAAACTATGTGATTACTACTTATGAGGGAATTCACAACCATGAAAGCCCCTTTGTTGTGTATTACAATCAATTGCCATCCTTTACAACCTCTGCACCCACCTAG
- the LOC103497477 gene encoding small GTPase LIP1 — MFWKDRDREHKELNGGPLCGQVRVLVVGDSGVGKTSLVHLIVNGSSISSPSQTIGCTVGVKHITYGNAGSSSSSIKGDAERDFFVELWDVSGHDRYKDCRSLFYSQINGVIFVHDLSQRRTKSSLQKWAVEIATVGTFSAPLGSGGPGGLPVPYIVIGNKVDIAAKEGTRGSSGNLVDAARQWVEKQGLLSFSEEIPLTESFPGGGGLLAAAKEARYDKEAVTNFFRTLIRRRYFSDSLPAAITWSVSPVPKSVQRLDDAISDEEQSYSRPSFSSETYKYNALPPLPAQRNLTPPPTLYPQQPFSASENYSLPKFALSASQEMNNSSRSKRSDINV, encoded by the exons ATGTTCTGGAAGGACCGTGATAGAGAGCACAAAGAACTGAATGGCGGTCCTTTATGTGGGCAGGTTCGAGTGCTTGTGGTTGGTGATTCag GAGTGGGGAAAACTTCTCTGGTTCATCTAATTGTAAACggttcttccatttcttctccTTCTCAAACTATTGGCTGTACAGTTGGAGTTAAG CATATCACCTATGGAAATGCGGGTAGCTCTTCAAGTAGCATAAAAGGTGATGCTGAGAGAGATTTCTTTGTCGAACTTTGGGATGTGTCAGGGCATGATCGCTACAAAGACTGTCGCTCTCTTTTCTATTCTCAGATTAATG GCGTTATTTTTGTTCATGATCTTTCCCAGAGAAGAACAAAATCAAGCCTACAGAAGTGGGCAGTAGAGATTGCAACGGTTGGGACATTCTCAGCTCCCTTAGGATCTGGAGGCCCTGGTGGCCTTCCCGTGCCATATATTGTTATTGGTAACAAAGTGGATATTGCTGCTAAAGAGGGTACGAGAGGAAGTAGTGGTAATCTAGTTGATGCTGCTCGCCAGTGGGTTGAGAAGCAGGGTCTGCTTTCCTTCAGTGAGGAAATCCCTTTAACTGAGAGTTTCCCTGGCGGTGGAGGACTTCTTGCT GCTGCCAAAGAGGCAAGATATGACAAAGAAGCCGTGACCAATTTTTTTCGCACG CTCATCCGAAGAAGATATTTCTCAGATAGCTTACCTGCAGCAATCACTTGGTCCGTTTCTCCAGTTCCAAAATCTGTACAGCGCCTTGACGATGCCATCAGTGATGAGGAACAGTCCTACAGTCGTCCAAG TTTCAGCAGCGAAACGTACAAATACAACGCACTTCCTCCACTCCCAGCACAACGCAATCTTACTCCACCTCCAACACTTTATCCTCAGCAGCCATTTTCAGCCTCTGAGAACTACAGCCTTCCAAAATTTGCTCTTTCAGCCTCCCAGGAGATGAACAATTCTAGCCGGTCAAAGCGCTCGGATATTAACGTATGA
- the LOC103497476 gene encoding UBP1-associated protein 2A-like, which produces MARKRKLDSSKTSESTEPPKKLQQQPQASLDEAKPQDEPLKEVVPQDLPQYDVVEEEDDDDNDNDNENENDDDNDEEEEEDDDEDEDEDDEGDANVNNHHPTPKVSSSSAAVATTDDDDEPIHKLLEPFSKDQLINLLREAADKHVDVAGRIRMVADADPSHRKIFVHGLGWDTNAETLINVFKQFGEIEDCKAVCDKVSGKSKGYGFILFKKRSGARKALKEPQKKIGNRMTACQLASVGPVPTANAVAAPQAPPASEYTQRKIYVSNVGADVDPQKLLAFFSQFGEVDEGPLGLDKMTGKPKGFCLFVYKSIESAKKALEEPHKNFEGHVLHCQKAIDGPKPGKAQHQHHTPNAPFQRNKNPNYAGGAASGSGHLMAPAGPGVGYNQGPPQGLNPAIGQALTALLAGQGAGLGLTNLLGTLGTAGLNPAVQGAGPGVQSGYGSQANISPGVIGYGSQSGVQGGYPNQQMGQGGAGRGGQHGVGQYGGPGGYMGH; this is translated from the coding sequence ATGGCTAGAAAGCGAAAGCTCGATTCTTCCAAAACTTCCGAGTCCACCGAGCCTCCCAAGAAGCTTCAGCAACAACCTCAAGCTTCCCTCGACGAGGCCAAACCACAAGATGAACCCCTCAAGGAAGTCGTTCCTCAAGATCTACCTCAATACGATGTCGTcgaggaagaagacgatgacGACAACGACAACGACAACGAAAACGAAAACGACGACGACAACGATGAGGAGGAAGAGGAGGATGACGATGAAGATGAGGACGAGGATGATGAAGGCGATGCGAATGTTAATAACCACCATCCGACCCCCAAGGTTTCGTCTTCCTCGGCCGCTGTTGCAACTACTGACGACGATGATGAACCCATTCACAAGCTCTTGGAGCCTTTTAGTAAGGACCAGCTTATTAATTTGCTTCGTGAAGCGGCGGATAAGCACGTGGATGTGGCTGGAAGGATTCGAATGGTTGCTGATGCGGACCCGTCTCATCGGAAGATTTTTGTTCACGGGCTTGGTTGGGATACAAATGCTGAAACTTTGATTAATGTGTTTAAGCAATTTGGCGAGATTGAGGATTGCAAAGCTGTCTGTGATAAGGTCTCTGGTAAGTCCAAGGGTTACGGATTCATCCTCTTCAAGAAGCGGAGTGGGGCTCGAAAAGCCCTGAAGGAACCCCAGAAGAAGATTGGGAATAGGATGACTGCTTGCCAGTTAGCTTCGGTTGGGCCTGTTCCAACGGCCAATGCGGTGGCAGCTCCTCAAGCACCACCTGCTTCAGAATATACGCAGAGAAAGATTTATGTCAGCAATGTTGGAGCTGATGTAGACCCCCAAAAGTTGCTTGCTTTCTTTTCCCAGTTCGGTGAAGTTGATGAAGGACCTTTGGGACTTGACAAGATGACGGGTAAGCCTAAAGGTTTCTGTCTATTTGTGTACAAGTCGATAGAAAGTGCTAAGAAGGCTTTGGAGGAGCCTCACAAGAACTTTGAGGGTCATGTCTTGCATTGTCAGAAGGCCATCGACGGTCCCAAGCCAGGGAAGGCTCAGCACCAGCATCATACACCAAATGCTCCGTTCCAGAGGAATAAGAATCCTAATTATGCAGGTGGGGCGGCTTCTGGATCGGGGCACTTGATGGCACCTGCAGGGCCTGGTGTTGGTTACAACCAAGGACCTCCTCAAGGATTGAACCCAGCTATTGGTCAGGCGCTGACTGCTTTGCTGGCAGGTCAGGGTGCTGGGTTGGGACTCACTAATTTGTTAGGGACACTTGGAACTGCAGGGCTGAATCCAGCTGTTCAAGGGGCGGGACCTGGTGTACAAAGTGGGTATGGGAGTCAAGCGAATATAAGCCCTGGGGTGATTGGATATGGAAGTCAAAGTGGTGTGCAGGGTGGATATCCAAACCAACAGATGGGACAGGGTGGAGCTGGAAGAGGAGGGCAGCATGGTGTTGGGCAGTATGGTGGTCCCGGTGGTTATATGGGGCACTAG
- the LOC103497474 gene encoding uncharacterized protein LOC103497474 — MEDRKEKVAPWMSVPQFGDWEQKGEVPDYSVDFSKIRENRKQHKRDLSRASIGNEEELMASSVTPTTNTPHSIVDENRQLNPTISNSPTTRKSILRYFNCCVKA; from the exons ATGGAGGATCGCAAGGAG AAAGTTGCTCCATGGATGAGTGTACCACAATTTGGGGATTGGGAGCAGAAGGGAGAGGTGCCTGATTATTCAGTTGATTTCTCGAAAATAAGGGAAAATAGGAAACAACACAAAAGGGATTTGTCAAGAGCAAGCATTGGGAATGAAGAGGAGCTAATGGCATCGTCAGTCACTCCCACCACTAACACGCCTCATTCTATTGTTGATGAAAATCGTCAATTGAATCCCACCATCAGCAACTCTCCAACG aCAAGGAAGAGCATATTAAGATACTTCAACTGTTGTGTGAAAGCTTGA
- the LOC103497473 gene encoding developmentally-regulated G-protein 3, which produces MATVMQKIKDIEDEMARTQKNKATAHHLGLLKAKLAKLRRELIAPASKGGGGAGEGFDVTKSGDARVGLVGFPSVGKSTLLNKLTGTFSEVASYEFTTLTCIPGVIGYRGAKIQLLDLPGIIEGAKDGKGRGRQVISTARTCNCIIIVLDAIKPITHKRLIEKELEGFGIRLNKEPPNLSFRKKDKGGINLTSTVTTTHLDLDTVKAICSEYRIHNADITLKYDATADDLIDVIEGSRIYMPCIYAVNKIDQITLEELEILDRLPHYCPVSAHLEWNLDGLLDKVWEYLDLTRIYTKPKGMNPDYEDPVILSSKRRTVEDFCSRIHKDMLKQFKYALVWGSSVKHKPQRVGKEHELEDEDVVQIIKKV; this is translated from the exons ATGGCGACCGTTATGCAGAAAATTAAGGATATCGAAGATGAG ATGGCAAGGACTCAGAAGAACAAAGCTACTGCTCATCACTTGGGTTTGCTCAAG GCTAAACTTGCAAAGTTACGGAGGGAACTCATTGCGCCTGCATCAAAAGGAGGTGGTGGTGCTGGTGAAGGTTTTGATGTCACCAAAAGTGGGGATGCAAGGGTTGGTTTGGTTGGTTTCCCTTCCGTCGGAAAATCTACATTGCTCAATAAATTGACTGGTACTTTTTCAGAG GTTGCTTCATATGAATTCACTACTCTGACTTGCATACCGGGTGTAATCGGCTATAGAGGAGCTAAAATTCAG TTACTTGATCTCCCTGGTATTATTGAGGGTGCTAAGGACGGAAAGGGGAGAGGAAGGCAG GTTATCAGCACGGCCAGGACATGCAATTGCATTATAATTGTTCTCGATGCAATAAAGCCTATTACACACAAACGTCTAATAGAGAAAGAGCTGGAGGGATTTGGCATCAG GTTGAACAAGGAGCCTCCTAATCTGTCGTTCAGGAAGAAAGACAAGGGTGGGATAAATTTAACTTCAACTGTAACTACTACCCATCTGGACCTTGACACGGTGAAGGCTATCTGTAGTGAGTACAGAATCCATAATGCTGATATCACTCTTAAATACGATGCAACTGCTGATGATCTCATAGATGTAATTGAGGGTAGTAGAATATACATGCCTTGTATCTATGCTGTTAACAAAATCGATCAGATCACTCTCGAAGAGCTGGAGATTCTGGACAGACTTCCTCACTACTGCCCAGTCAG TGCTCATCTTGAATGGAACCTTGACGGTTTACTAGACAAGGTTTGGGAGTATCTTGACTTAACTCGCATCTACACAAAGCCCAAAGGAATGAATCCAGATTATGAAGATCCCGTAATTCTATCATCTAAAAGAAGAACCGTTGAGGATTTTTGCAGCCGTATCCACAAAGATATGCTGAAGCAATTTAAGTA TGCCTTGGTTTGGGGATCAAGCGTCAAGCACAAGCCTCAACGAGTGGGAAAG GAACACGAgcttgaagatgaagatgttGTTCAGATCATTAAAAAGGTGTGA